In Zingiber officinale cultivar Zhangliang chromosome 1A, Zo_v1.1, whole genome shotgun sequence, a genomic segment contains:
- the LOC121998343 gene encoding vascular-related unknown protein 1-like isoform X2 has translation MENSTHSSVDASSCSYEEESGWTTYFEDFMESEQRRRAAGDSSSRVAAGNSMISDAASCAPRIKTAKGQPPTAGLEVSEKYRKLSLKRRKGRRLLEDDALEDTASSPVNSPKEDGFVERASECSELKKRGLCLVPLSMIDFIV, from the exons ATGGAGAACTCAACCCACTCGTCGGTCGATGCCTCGTCCTGTTCCTACGAAGAAGAGAGTGGTTGGACCACCTACTTCGAGGACTTCATGGAGTCGGAGCAGAGGAGGAGAGCGGCAGGCGATTCCTCCTCCAGAGTTGCCGCAGGCAATTCCATGATCTCGGATGCAGCTTCCTGTGCTCCGAGGATCAAGACGGCCAAGGGGCAGCCGCCGACGGCGGGCCTGGAGGTGTCTGAAAAGTACAGGAAGTTGAGCTTGAAGAGGAGGAAGGGAAGGAGGCTGCTGGAGGACGACGCCTTGGAGGACACAGCGAGCTCGCCTGTTAACAGCCCCAAG GAGGATGGTTTTGTAGAGAGGGCGAGTGAATGCTCGGAGCTGAAGAAGAGAGGGCTCTGTTTGGTCCCTTTGTCCATGATCGACTTCATAGTTTGA
- the LOC121998343 gene encoding vascular-related unknown protein 1-like isoform X1 translates to MENSTHSSVDASSCSYEEESGWTTYFEDFMESEQRRRAAGDSSSRVAAGNSMISDAASCAPRIKTAKGQPPTAGLEVSEKYRKLSLKRRKGRRLLEDDALEDTASSPVNSPKITPLSAIPSKKDQNQDTALEDGFVERASECSELKKRGLCLVPLSMIDFIV, encoded by the exons ATGGAGAACTCAACCCACTCGTCGGTCGATGCCTCGTCCTGTTCCTACGAAGAAGAGAGTGGTTGGACCACCTACTTCGAGGACTTCATGGAGTCGGAGCAGAGGAGGAGAGCGGCAGGCGATTCCTCCTCCAGAGTTGCCGCAGGCAATTCCATGATCTCGGATGCAGCTTCCTGTGCTCCGAGGATCAAGACGGCCAAGGGGCAGCCGCCGACGGCGGGCCTGGAGGTGTCTGAAAAGTACAGGAAGTTGAGCTTGAAGAGGAGGAAGGGAAGGAGGCTGCTGGAGGACGACGCCTTGGAGGACACAGCGAGCTCGCCTGTTAACAGCCCCAAG ATCACTCCTTTGAGTGCAATCCCAAGCAAGAAGGATCAAAACCAGGACACTGCTCTG GAGGATGGTTTTGTAGAGAGGGCGAGTGAATGCTCGGAGCTGAAGAAGAGAGGGCTCTGTTTGGTCCCTTTGTCCATGATCGACTTCATAGTTTGA